Genomic DNA from Lactuca sativa cultivar Salinas chromosome 8, Lsat_Salinas_v11, whole genome shotgun sequence:
AGTGGCTGTCTTGGGAGCTTTGTCAGCATGGGACTTGATACGAGTTTCTTCAGCAATCAACTCGTGAACAACCGAATCAATAGTGGGAAGAGGTGTACGATGCAAGATTGATCCATGCAGACCTTCAAAATCTGAACGTAATGCCATCAAGAACTGAACCAAACGTTGCTCTTCCTTTCTATCAATATAAGGcttaaaagccttcaacacatcagGTTCTGTAAGAGCTAACTAATCCCACAAATCCGACATAGCTACATAAAATTCCTGAACACTAAGATTGTTCTGTTGGAGGGCTCGAATATCAAACTCTAACTGATACTGCTTTGCAAAGTTAGACTGAGTATACAACCTAGCCAAGTGATCCCAAACCTCCTTTGTCGTGTCATACTTCACCAACTGAGTACCGATAGACTGGATGACAGAATTATTAATCCAAGTAATGATCTTGGAGTTATCAGTCTCCCATGAATCCAGTAAGGTTTCATAATTAACGGCCTTCTCGTCTGTTGGTTTCTTCTTGTCACCTATAACAATTCCCCACATAGTCTTGCCCCGCAAGAAATTTTTCATAACATAACTCCAATAGGCATAGTTTTTGCCATCAAGTTGAATACTAATGGACTGAAGAGAATCATCTCTTGGGGCCATATTTCAATATCAATCAAATAGTAAATACGAGTAGTAGCAAAAAATGATCAAGATCTCGAAATCAACAAAGCTAGACGAAAACGAAACCCTCAAAACCGACAAACGAACAAATCAAACCAAACCAAATACAGAAACGAGCAAAAAAGGCATACCCCAAAATTGCAAATGGTGAAAATGAACAGTACACGTGAATAGTGTCGATGAATAGTAACCGTGAACAGTAACCGCGCGATGAACAGTGTCGATGAATAGTAATCGGTGAACAGTAACTCCGATGAACAGTAACCGCACGATGAACAGTGTCGATGAACAGTAATCGCCCTAAAAAAAACGAAAACTACAGATAATCAActgagctctgataccatgtaaactAACAAATGAAATACATATAACGGCTAGAGTTTCATAttattatcaaagagaagtacaaatacaatgaaaaggaaagacataatatatagacaagctaattagggtttcctagcgaaAAAGCTCAATCATAAAACCCAATACAAAATAAAACCCAAAATATTATTAGGTTAACAGAAATAACCCAACGACTCTGACTAAAATCGACCTATTGACCTGTGAACCTATATACTTAAACAAACTATGAGGATTCATCCCTACCACGTAGACATCATATCTAGGTCTGAAATTGGGTTAAGTTCGGGTTGGGTTAATGTATTCTGACCTACCAACCCAAACATAACCCAATTGTCCGGGCTAGATGTGATGTCTACATGGTAGGGATGAACttctccacccccccccccccctctaggAACATTTAGGTTtggattttatgtaattttaaacattttaataaCTCAACATAAACTTACACTTAATTGATTGTAACTTTTAATAggcacattttttattttttgaacggCATTTGAACATAAAAATAAATTCGTAATAATTTAATTGAAGGTCGGGGATCAATAATTCAATAATATAGGGAAGTATGCCAAGATGTTGACAAGCAAGTCATCAAAGAAGATCTGAAtaagttagaatatttcttgaaATCAAACAAGTCTATGTACGAAGCATTCTCAATTTAGTTTGAACCTATGGTTGCCAATCAAATTAATCTGAGAAATTAAATACTTTAGAAAAAAATTTGATaactaattaattttaattttaagctGAAATTCCAATCACCTTGTATGACCACCCGTTGCCATATACAAACATTTGTGGTGACACGGTTGTGACACAGTGACAGTGACTATCGGCCATCAGCCCATCATGACATGACAATCATATATATTATTGGCACTTGGTAGTGATCAGATTCTTTGGTGGAAGTCCGTTGCTACACCATTGAGTTGCTCTTATTCTAAGTATAATTATCAACATGTTATGTGTTTTTTAAAGGTGTTTGAAGAGGTTAGGCATTATGGAAAAAGATTTTTATAGATCTATGTGTATTCTGCTTACGTAAGATCATTTTGGTGCACACATTTTGATTTATAATTGCCATTTATTGTTAGCTTTTGGTCTGAAAGCTAAACTTTCGTCGGCGTCAATTGTGATGGGAGGGACCGAGAGTATAACATGACCCATCCATGCATCCTTGTCGCCTTTATATCGATGGCAAGTTCTTGGTACATGCACATTAAATGATTTTATAGCAGAAAAAatcttaacaaaaataaataaattccaTTACCCATGTGTAAATTGTTAATCGACAACATGGTATTTAATAATACTAAGGATATGGATTACACTAAGAAGTAAAAACAATAAATGAGGTTGTTAACAAAATAACCAATGGTTTACCAGTTATTCTAAAACACTTCATTGAATACTATTCCAAATTTCAGAGAGTGACTtgttgttatgtgattgtattggAACGGATATTTCTTAGCCGATAGTCATTATCTTATTAATCAGTTTTTCATATTTATCCTTTATTATCTTTTATGGTTTCCTTTGATCAAGGATTGTTTAGTTTTGGCTTTCTGGATTGTATTTAAAGAACTGTTTTATTGGCTTGGTGATAATAAGAAAATACGTTCCATTCCATCTCTCTGATTATCAAAAtctacatggtatcagagcaggtttcggAAACATCAAAACCATAAACAGACATCGTCATCATGGCAGGCGATGATCAAGGCAAATCCAAAAACAATCCAGAACCGATCGATGCAAATTCAGAATACTACCTGCATCCTTCTGAGTATCTGAAACAGCTCCAAGTAAACGAGAGTCTCACCGACaacaacttcaatgattggagcCTTTTGTTCGCAAAGAATAAGATTGGTTTCGTTGATGGCACCCTCCCTAAACCCGACAAAAGTAACGAGAAGTATATGGCGTGGATGCGGTGTGATGCCATGATCAAAGGATGGCTCACTACCGCCATGGACAAGGAGATACGAAGCAGTGTGAAGTATGCCAACACTGCCCTCGAAATCTGGAATGATTTACACGAAAGATTCGGGAAGGAAAGTGCTCCAAGAGGATATGAACTCAAGCAATCCATCACACAGACACGTCAAGAAGGGACCTCTGTTTCAGCCTACTATACCAAACTCAGAGGTATATGGGATGAAATAGATTCCGTTTTGCCGACTCCTCGATGTGAATGTGATGGCTGCGAGTGTAATATCGGAAAGAAAATTACTGAACTCAAGGAAAAAGAAATACTATACGAGTTTTTAATGGGTCTTGATGCTGAATTTTCAGTCATGAGAACCCAAATACTAGCCACCAAGCCGACGGCTAGCCTCGGGACAGCCTACCATCTGGTAGCGAAAGATGAACAACAACGAAGTATTGTTGCTAGAAGAAAGATCACGACCACTCCAGATGCCGTTGCCTTCCAAGCCTCGCAACAAGTCAGCCGTGAGAATCAGAATCACAAAAAGAACTGGCAAAAGACCGACAAGACAAGCTCTAACAATAAATCCGGACACTGCACCTTTTGTGGCAAAGATGGACACGTTAGAGACGGGTGCTTCAAGCTTGTCGGATACCCGGACTGGTGGCAAAGGAAAGGAAAGAAGGAGATGGTGAAGCCAAAGGTAGCCTTGGCAGAAACGTGCGTTGACAAGATGCCAGGATTGAGCGACCAACAATATGAAATGCTTCTAAAGATTCTCAGCAAGAGCAGCAATGACAAACCCAACAATACCCCGAAGGCAAACATGGCAGGTAAATTTAATAATGAAAGTGACTGGATAATTGACTCGGGAGCAACCGAATGTATGACTTACAATCGGGAGTCTCTTGAAAACTTCACTACGGGAGGTAGAGAATTTCCCGTCATCATCCCCAATGGCGAAACCATTCCCGTCAAAGGAAACGGTGAACTTACCTTTAAAGGAGGGATTAAAATTAAAGGAGTTCTTTATATACCAAATTTTAAATGCAACCTTATATCTGTCAGTCAACTAACAAGAAATTTAAATTGTGCCATTACCTTTTTCCCGGATTTCTTTGTAATACAAGGCTTGAGTACGAGGGGCTTGATTGGAATGGGTAAGTGCATTGGTGGACTCTACAGAATGGGGATCATGCAAGAAGGTCGGCGAGCTATGGCAGTCACTACCACAAATCAATGACATAAAAGACTTGGTCACCCATCAAATAAAAAATTATCTCATATTTCTTTATGCAAGGATTTTAGTAGTAACTCTAAAGAAGTTTTTTGTGATTCATGTCTGAGAGCTAAATTAACTAGACCCCCTTTTCCTACAAGTACAATAAAAACGAATGATTGTTTTGAGATGATTCATTGTGATATTTGGGGTGGTTATAGAACATTTTCACTTACACGTGGAAGTTATTTCCTCACTATagttgatgattatagtagggcTGTTTCGGTTTACATAATCAGGCACAAATACGAGGCAAGTGATTATTTGATCAGTTTTTACAATCTCATCCAAACACAATTCCAGAAAAACATTAAACGAATCAAAGGTGACAATGGAGGAGAGTTCACCTCCAATCACATGAAAAGCTTCTATGCTAATCATGGCATCGAGCTTGAAACAACCTGTACAcatacccctcaacaaaacggggttGTGGAAAGAAAGCACAGGCACCTCTTGGAAATAGCGCGTGCCTTGAGATTTGAAGGGAAGTTACCCATAAGGTTTTGGGGGGAATGTGTTTTGTCGGCTGCCTATATCATTAACAGATTACCTTCCAAGGTAATTAAATACAAAACGTCATATGAGATAATATATGGAAAAGAACCTCCTTATGAGCACATGCGTGTATTGGGCTGTCTGACTTACTTTTGGAACACCGAAACAAAGGGAGATAAATTTGCTCCACAAGGAAAGGCAGAGGTGTTTTTGGGATACCCTTTCGGCACAAAGGGTTACAAAGTCTATGATTTAGAAAAACGAAAAATAGCCGTAAGTCGTGATGTCAAGTATTTGGAAAGCGTCTTCCCATTCTCCAACCACAAAGAGAATGTAAACCAGGTAGAGAATGAAATCGTTGGTGAGTCTCAACCAACTGATGGGCCTGGACTCGACATGGAAAGTGATTTATACCATAAGGAAAATCCCAGCGCATCCATTGTAAGAGAAGAGGCCGACGACATGGATTCACCCATGCAAAGTAATGAGCCCAATAACCCACCAGAAGATATGACACGAGCTGACGAAGCCAATAAGGATCTGTCACCTAATAATGGTGACCCGCAATATCTGAACAATTCAAGCCGTACTTCTCAATGGGCCAAGACTCAACCCTCACGGTTCATGTATTACGAAGTTAACATCCCACCGTTTGTCGATCATGCACACCCAAGTTCCAATCAAGCTTCCTCCACGGTACACCCTCTTGCTCATTATGTGACTTATGAAAAGTTTTCTAACAAACACAAAAGATTTTTAGCGGCCATCATGTCGCATGATAAGCCTAAAACTTTCTTTCAGGCATCACAAAATGAAAACTGGCTAAATGCCATGAAATGTGAAATCAAGGCGCTTGAAGAAAATCAAACGTGGTCCTTGGGACCTTTACCCGATGGAAAGAGAGCAATAGATTCTAAATGGGTGTACAAGATCAAGTATAAACCAAATGGGGAGATCGAACGCTACAAAGCCATGCTCGTAGCAAAGGAATTCACACAGATGGAAGGAGTGGACTATCACGACACTTTCGCGCCTGTTGCAAAATTAGTAACGATGCGCACTCTTCTTACTTTAGTTGTGAAGAAGGACTGGATTATACACCAGTTAGACGTCAACACTGCGTTCTTACATGCTGATCTCAACGAAGAAGTGTACATGAAGCTTCCATAAGGGTTCTCAAAATACAATGATACACGTGTTTGTCGCCTCAAGAATTCACTATACGGCCTCAAAAAAGCGTCGCGTAATTGGTATCATAAGTTCACCCAATCTCTGTTAGAGCTTGGTTTCACTCAATCCAAGGCAGATTATTCGTTGTTTATATACAACAAAAATGCAGTTTTTGTAGCAGCTTTGATTTATGTTGACGATGTGATCATTGTTGGCAATGATATGGACATGATTCAATACACCAAGTCTCAAATCCACCACAGATTTAGCATTAAAGACCTCGGCACCTTGAAGTATTTTTTGGGAATCGAAGTGGCTCGTACGAAGGAGGGTTTAGTCCTTAGTTAGCGAAAATATACTTTGGACATTTTAGAGGACAGTGGCTTGCAAGGTTGTCGTCCAAGTGGGTTTCCCATGGAACAAAATCTAAAACTTGATAAGAATGAGGAAGAAGAAAAGGTTgatgttggtaaatacaggcgaTTGGTTGGGCGATTGTTATATTTGCAAGCCACACGCCCGGATATTTCTTACTCTGTTAACGTGTTAAGTCAATTTGTCTCCAACCCTAGACAAAATCATATGAATGCGGTTACTCGTGTCTTAAGATATTTAAAAGCCACCCCGGGTCAAGGTATTTTGATACCCCGCCAAGGAGGCCTGAAACTAGTCTCTTACTGTGATGCCGATTGGCTTGGATGTCTCTTTTCAAGACGTTCTCGCACCGGGTACTTGCTCCTCCTTGGTGGTGCTCCCATATCTTGGAAGTCGAAGAAACAATCAGTTGTTTCCCGTTCATCGGCTGAAGCGGAGTACAGGGCAATGGCTAGCACAGTCAGCGAAATATTGTGTGTTCGATCATTGCTTAAGGAACTTTGCGAAGCACCTACGGAAGGAACTACTCTATTTTGTGACAACTTAGCTGCCAAACACATTGCTAACAATCCAGTTTTTCATGAAAGAACGAAGCATGTAGAAATGGATTGTTATTTCGTCCGAGAGCGAGTTGATTCAGATGAAATACGTCCCATGCACATTAATACCACGGGTCAAATAGCCGATCTTCTTACCAAGCCATTAGGAGCTCAGCAACTTCGAAACTTACTTGTCAAGTTAAGCATGCAAGATTTACACGCTCCAACTTGAGGGGGAATATTGGAACGAATATTTCTTAGCCGATAGTCATTATCTTATTAATCAGTTTTTCATATTTATCCTTTATTATCTTTTATGGTTTCCTTTGATTAAGGATTGTTTAGTTTTGGCTTTCTGGATTGTATTTAAAGAACTGTTTTATTGGCTTGGTGATAATAAGAAAATACGTTCCATTCCATCTCTCTGATTATCAAAATCTACAGATTGTGGTAAATCAAAGCCTACATTTTTAATGATCATTCTGAAATAAGATATCCATACGTATTATAACAACATATAACCACATACATTACAATAATAAAGAGGGTAGATTAGTTTGTACGTATGTATGAGACTTAGTTTTcatatacatataatcaaataCATTACACTATACAACATATATAAACAACACATACGCACTAATCATTTAAGGAAAACATATAacagaaataaataaagaaatattTCATATACATATAAGACAAAATGAATATGAGGTTGTTATATACATAAGCTTAGGTGTTGAACCCAATATTTCGTagttttgattaaattgataactAACAACTTTTTAGTAGGCCTAACAATTGAGTTGGgttcgggttggcgggtcacgggttgacgggtcagaaaacataaactcaacccaactgttataatatatgggttgacgggttggcgggtcacgggttggtgggttgaaaacctcaacccaaccaaactCATATAGCCCGTTTAAGTATATGGGTTCGCGGGTTCACAAGTTAATGAGtcaaacccaacccatataacccgtttaataaataaacaacacattttaaaaaatgaggttttttcaacataaattcataaaatgattaaaataattagcataaaaaaggttttcaacataaattcataaagtCAATAACATCCAAATAAAAATGTAAAATGAAAACATTTGTAGAAAGTGGATATGCTCTTCGTTCGGACTCGTGAAATAATGAGCATGcattttttctttttctgattAACGAACCGCAAATACAGATTAGTCACATACAAATACGGAAGGAATACAATCAGATAAGCCAACCCAACCCAtgaaataaacgggttggcgggttgacagGTTGGCAGGTCAAAAATCTCAACCAAAACTCATCTATTTTCGAGTTGGGTCAGTGTCGGGTTACGAGTTGGATCGAAAGTTGCCACCCCTACATTTCAGTGATATTTTACTCTTCAATGTTTTAAACTAAATAAGTAACTATCCTTATTTTTTCCCTTCCATGTATTACAAGAGATAACAAATTATTTGCTAGAAGGAAGATTGTTCTTCAAATTGAGATTCCCATGCCATATGTTTCCTTTATGAATTGATGaacattatatttttattttctaagGGTTTTCTACATAATTGATGCTATGGATGAATTAGAAGTGGAAAAGGAAGCCAATTTTATAGGTCATGGTGTGTGAAAGAATGAAATAACCACAAACATTCGACGGCACAGTTAAGGAAGTGGCAAGAGGAATCAAAGGTGAAATAGCATCAGCCAGTTAATTCCGATGGAATAGCCTAGTGGctacaagctacaacaacaaaaataaacaattagGGGTGGATTTATGCCTAAGGTATATAACAACTCCTATTCACTATCCCATACATATAACCAAATTCATTACAATATACAACATTAACCCTAAATCTTAAACCATAACTAAATGTTAAACCATAACgaaatataatatattttgaaATATTCTCTAAAGCTAAAACCTAAACCATAATTAAATACAATCAATATTAAATAAGTCTCGAATATGCTATTCCATACTAATCCGTAATAGTTTGGATGAGCTTTATGTCATGTTTCAACGGTCCAGAATCTCTAATGAATCTAATTTATAGCATGTCAAATTCAAAATACATCTACTTCAAATCTCACCAACTCCAGAAAATACATTGGAATGTTGTGTTCCCGACAAGTTGGTTAATATTTAATATGAGATAAATATGGTCGTTTTGTTAATTACCTTTTTTATAGTGGTTAGATTAATAAAGGGTAAATGTTTTTTTACCCAACAAACTTGTTATGTTTGTTTTAAAAGgtcacttaattttttttttccacattAAGGGAATGAAGTCCGAGTTTACCATTTTAAAAGGCCCCTATTTAACTTGATACCGGGTAACCTGGACAAATATGGTGATGTATGTTTGATAAATGAAATTAACactaaagagctttgatgttggcATAATTATTCTTTCAAGCATTTTGTCGAACATCTTCTATGCATtgcttatctctctctctctctctctctctctctctctctctctctccaaaaattaATGCATGTAAATCCATCTTGTCTTCATCAATTTAGAAAATAAAGGAAAATGAGATTACGGAGATTAGATAAGTGATGTTGATAAACTCAGTTTCCAATTTTCCAATGAAGTTTTATTGGAAAATGGAACTCGAAGAGCATTCATAACAACAATCTGTAGATGTTTTCTATCTGTTACCATATGCTTTGGTTCTTGGAATCTTCAATAGGGTTTAAGATGTCAGATCCTTATCTGCGTGTATGGTTCTCTATAAAAGTTTCAGAGATCTTGCTACCTAAACGGACAACGTTTCTCTAGAAATCATTCGTCGAAATAAGCTGTTGTAGTTTTCGAACGGTGGTTCAGGTTGGAATACGAACAAATCAAAAGCCTTCTTTAGAAGATCCATTATAAATCTGATTTAATCTCTTTTACATCGTATGTTTTCGAGGAAATACAAGGCGTGTTCTCACTGTAATTCCGATGATGAAGTAGACACCACATTTAGATTGCCTGATATAAATGGGGTTAATCGCCTTCACGATTGATACATTGCATTTGATTAGGGGTGCGTTCGTCAAAACTAGCTGGTAGTAGATAACTAGTAGTTGGTAACATTTGGTTAAACGCTGCATGAGATAGTTTTTAGATTGAGTAAATTATATgaatgatccctatggtttagggtaatttgtgtgtttggtctctaacttattttttttaactcagaaggtccttactgtttgtttttgttacacgcttggtccccgtcttacctaaaaaaaaaacctattttgcccttgattttttaatttatttaaataaacacaccccaaccacACCCCCTCACCTTATCTTACCTACCACGCCATTTTTCCTTATTTaaatatgtaacatccataaaacttCAGTAAAATTTAAAGTTTCCAAAACAATCCTTTTtctatagaagtgtttacaaaactgttgtttccaaaacatttatttaaaaTCGGAATCATTTAcatatagttttcaaaaacattcacattatcagaggttcccagaaaccataagtccaaaacgcgaggatgtgtacggtcatgccttcgccttgccaaaacatctgaagcacctgaaacaataaactgaaatcgtaagcacaaagcttagtgagttcccccaaagtaccaacacacaaacaaataacatataccaACAAccagcatactatgggtccaatcaaccatcgggttggaataccccagaccctcaaccattgggttggaatgccaacatactatgggtccaatcatccatcggggTGGAATACCCtagaccctcaaccatcgggttgtaatgccaacatactatgggtccaatcatccatcgggatggaataccccatgccTGTTAACTGATGCACGAAGCAGTCAAGTCTCACCGTATACGAAAAC
This window encodes:
- the LOC122195407 gene encoding secreted RxLR effector protein 161-like; protein product: MEQNLKLDKNEEEEKVDVGKYRRLVGRLLYLQATRPDISYSVNVLSQFVSNPRQNHMNAVTRVLRYLKATPGQGILIPRQGGLKLVSYCDADWLGCLFSRRSRTGYLLLLGGAPISWKSKKQSVVSRSSAEAEYRAMASTVSEILCVRSLLKELCEAPTEGTTLFCDNLAAKHIANNPVFHERTKHVEMDCYFVRERVDSDEIRPMHINTTGQIADLLTKPLGAQQLRNLLVKLSMQDLHAPT